DNA from Evansella sp. LMS18:
CTATAGTAGTTTTCGGGCTAGCTAAAGCGGCTCCCGGGGATGTACTGTCAGGGGAAAGGCTGGATCCGAATATCCCGGCAGAAGTCTATGAGATGCGCAGAGAAGCGCTTGGATTGAATGATCCTATACATATCCAGTACTGGAATTGGGTCACTACAGTAGCAAGCGGCGACTTTGGAACATCAATGCAGTATTCGGGCCGTCCAGTATCAGATTTAATAGCATCACGAATTATGAATACTGTTTACCTGTCGCTATTTGCTCTTGGAGTTACTCTGGCAATTGCCATACCGATTGGTATTTATTCTGCTACCAGAAAGTATTCACTGTTTGATTATGGAGCTACGACCTTTGCCTTTTTAGGTCTGGCAACACCCAACTTCTTTGCAGGGTTGTTAGCTATCTATATTTTCGCATTCATATTAGGGTGGTTCCCTTCTCAAGGATCTGTGTCAACGCCAGGGTTAAGCGGTATAGAACTTGTTCTTGATAAATTAAAACACTTAGTGTTGCCTGGTTTCACGTTGGGGTTAGCCAGTACAGCAGCATACATGAGATATATGCGGACAGAAATGTTAGAAGTTAAAGGTAGTGACTTTATAAGAACTGCCCATGCCAAAGGGTTAAGCAATAATTCTGTATTGTACAAGCATACATTAAGAAATGCTCTTATACCTATTATTACTCTTTTAGGACTTGAATTTGGCACCTTGCTAAGTGGAGCAATCATTACAGAACGGGTATTTAATTATCCTGGGTTAGGACAGTTATTTTTAACTTCTATTACAAACCGGGATTATCCGGTTATTATGGCAATAAACCTGATACTCGCTGTTACCATCCTGGTCGGCAACTTATTAGCAGATATATTTTATGCCATAGTTGACCCGAGAATACGTTACGATTGAGGTGAATAGTAATGGAAACAAGAGTACAGCCCGAAATGGCTCCCAAACCTGACATAATAGAAGAAAAGGCGCCTAAAAGTCTCAGTCCGTTCCAGCTTGCTATGCGCCGTTTCCTGAAAAACAAACTAGCGATAGCGGGGATAGGTATTCTTGGGTTCTTTGTTATAATTGCGATTTTTGCAGATGTTATAGCGCCGCATAACCCGACAGCTTATGATATGTACAATATTGAAGCAAAAGCTTCGTCGGAGCACTGGCTTGGTACAGATAGTTCCGGCAGGGATAACTTTTCCAGGCTTATCCATGGATCCCGTATCTCCTTAACTATCGGATTTTTCGCAATGCTGTTTACTATTTTAATTGGTGTAACCCTGGGATCTTTAGCGGGTTACTATGGTGGAAAAATAGATAGTGTGATTATGAGGGCTACGGACCTGATGCTGATTCTGCCTTTCCTGCTTCTGGTTCTTACAATAATTGCAATCTTAGAACGCATAAATATCGGAATATTCATTGTTATAATTGCTTTTACTACCTGGCCGCAAATCACAAGGATTATTCGTGCAACATTCCTTTCCTTGAGGGAAAAAGAATTTATATTAGGCGCCCGCTCAATAGGAGCTTCAGATGCAAGGATAATCTTCAGGCACTTCCTGCCAAATGCAGTAGGCCCAATTATTGTAAACGCAACTTTAATGATGGCAAATTTAATTATTATTGAATCTGCACTAAGTTTTATAGGTTTCGGTATTCCGCAGCCTACGCCGACTTGGGGGAATATGATTACTGAAGCGAACAGTCTCAGGATGCTTGAAGGGCACTGGGAAGCATGGCTCCCGCCGGGTCTGGCAATCTTGCTGACTGTCTTAGCGATTAACTTTATTGGCGATGGATTAAGGGATGCATTCGACTCCAGAAGCTAATTTGATATTTTTGTCGGAAGAATATCAATATATTGAAGTGAAGCCTTGTGAGCGGCTTTCGGCAACTAAAAATGAGTCAAAGAGAACCTTGTTACAGGGTTCTTTTTTTTGCTTTTTTGCTGGCACAGGAGCGGGAAGCTGATTGCATAAATCGACGTGATCGTTAACAAACTTTATATTCAAAATGGTACATTTTTATGAATACAGTTAACCGCGAAATAGGATGAAGAAAAATGAATAGTAATTCAGTTTTGAGTATAAGATCTTAGTTATAATATGATAACGATAAGATATTTTGAAATAATTTTTAAATGAGGTAATTGAATCTCCTCCTGGAAAAACTCAGAGAATATCCCGAAAAAACTGCTATATAATAAAGGCTTTTAATTTACTGTTCTATTCAATTCCACAAATAGAGTTTAGAATTTTCCTATATTAATAATTATTCTTCAAATTCTATATTGTCTTTTTACAAAAGTTGTCTTATACTTCTTAAGTATAGTCTTAAATAGGTATATACCCAATCGTGTAATTGCTGAAGATAAAAAGACGGAAAATCTTTAAATATGGATATAGAATTCAGATAATTTTGAACACAAAAGATTGTTTAAAGGGTGAGCAATGTGAGCGAGGAATTATTGGAAATTAAAAATCTAACTACATCCTTCCGTGTGCTGGATGATTATTATGCGGCAGTAGATAACGTATCGCTGACTGTCAATAAAAATGAAGTGTTAGCTATAGTAGGGGAGTCCGGTTCCGGTAAGAGTGCCTTGGCCTTTTCAATTATGGGATTGCACAACAGGGCAAAAATGGAGGGAACCATCGACTTTAAAGGCCAGAATATTGCCAAGCTTTCGCAAGGAAAACTAAATAAATTAAGAGGCAAGGAAATGGCCATGATTTTCCAGGATTCCTTATCAGCGTTAAATCCTTTGATGATAGTTGGAGCGCAAATTGACGAAGCCCTGCTGCTTCACAATTCATCTATGTCTAAAAAAGACAGAAAAGTCAGAGTCATTGACTTTTTATCAAAGGTTGGTATTCCGCGTCCGGAAAAAACATATGAACAATATCCCCATGAATTATCAGGTGGGATGAGACAAAGGGTAGTGATTGCCATGGCAATTGCGAATCAGCCTGAACTGTTGATTGCTGATGAGCCGACGACTGCCCTTGATGTAACTATACAAGCTCAGATTCTTGACTTAATTAAAGATTTAAAAGATGACATGCGTGCAGGGATTATCTTGATAACCCATGATTTAGGGGTCGTGGCAGAGATGGCTGACAGAGTGGCAGTTATGTATGCCGGACAAATTGTGGAGATTGCAGATGTATACTCTCTTTTTTCCTCACCACAGCATCCGTATACACGATCCCTGTTAAACTCTTTACCCAATTCGGCAGAAACTAAAACAAAACTGCATGTTATCCAGGGTGTGGTGCCACCATTACACAAAATGCCCCGTGATGGCTGCCGTTTCAGGCACCGTATACCATGGGTTGACGAATCATCCCATGAAGAAAACCCTGAATTACATGAAATAAAGCCCGGGCACTTTGTCCGCTGTACATGCTACAAAGATTTTCACTTCCCGGATAAGCACAAGGAGGCTAGCGGAAATGGCGCTACTTGAAGTTAAAGATTTAAAAGTGCACTTCCCCATACGTGGAGGAATTTTCAATACAGTGGTAGATCAGGTAAAGGCAGTAGATGGTGTGAACTTTTCTATTGAACCAGGTCAGACCTACGGGCTTGTTGGAGAATCTGGTTCAGGAAAAACCACAACAGGGCGGGCAGTAATTGGCCTCAATAAAATCACATCCGGAGATGTCCTTTTTGAAGGACACAACCTGGCAAAGGGAGGAAGAAAATCCCACCTGAATGTCAGGAAAGATATTCAGATGATTTTCCAGGATCCATACTCCTCTCTGAATCCAAAAAAACGTGTAGCCGATATTGTTGCGGAGCCGCTGAGAAACTTTGAAAAACTTACGAAAAAGGAAGAACGGGTGCGAGTAGAAGAACTAATGGAATTGGTAGGTTTGAGTACAGAAGCTATTTTTAAATACCCTCACGAGTTTTCCGGGGGCCAGCGTCAGCGTATTGGGATTGCGCGTGCAATCGCATTGAAACCAAAACTTATTATTGCTGATGAGCCTGTTTCCGCGCTGGATGTTTCTGTACAAGCCCAGGTTCTGAACTTTATGCAGGAAATTCAGAAAGAGCTTGGACTTACCTATTTATTTATCAGCCATGACCTTGGGATTGTAAGGCATATATGTGATCATATCGGCATTATGTACAAGGGCAGATATGTTGAACAGGGAGCTTCAGAAGATATTTTCACTAATCCTCAGCACATATATACAAAGAGACTTGTATCAGCTATTCCTGATCTGGACCCTAACCGTCGGGAAAGCTTAACTGTAAAACGGCAGCAGGCGAAAAAGGACTTCGATGAGCTTTCAGACAGGTTTTTTGACGAGGAAGGTTTACCTTATCCATTAAAGCCGATTTCCGATTCGCATTTAGTGGCTTTGCCTGAGAAAGGTTGAATAATATGTGGAAATTAATCGTACGACGAATTCTAATAATGATACCGCAAATTTTTGTATTAAGCCTCCTGGTTTTTATCATGGCAAAGGCAATGCCTGGGGATGCACTCACAGGATTAATCGACCCTAATATCGATCCTGCGGCAATCGAAGCGATGCGGGAAAGGCTTGGTCTTAACAACCCATGGTATGTACAGTACTGGGACTGGATTACCAGAGCTATGCAAGGGGATCTGGGACAGTCATTCCATTTCAAAATGCCTGTTACTGAATTACTTGGCCAGCGGCTAGTGAATACATTCTGGCTTTCACTTGCTACTCTTATCTTTACTTATATGATTGCAATTCCTTTAGGAATTACAAGCGGACGTTACAACGACACGATTCTTGACCGCGCTATTACTGGTTACACCTATGTCGGGTTCGCAGCACCATTGTTTATTACAGCACTTTTAATGTTATTTGTGTTTGGTTTCCAGCTTGGATGGTTCCCTACTGGAGGCAGTGTTACACCAGGCTCTGCGGCAGGTACATTGGATTATATTCTGAGCAAAGCTTATCACTTGATACTGCCGGCCTTTTCCATGGCAGTTATCACAACGGTATCTACTGTTCAGTATCTGCGAAGTGAAATTATTGATACAAAACAAAAAGAATTCATTATTACAGCACGAGCAAAAGGCGCTTCAGAATCTCGTGTTTACAACCGTCATATTTTAAGAAACTCCTTGTTGCCGATAGCAGCATTCTTCGGTTACGAAATCACCGGTCTGATCGGGGGAACAATCTTTATTGAGAACATATTTAACTATCCTGGAATGGGGCAGTTATTCCTCCAGTCAATTACAAGACGTGACTTCAGTGTTATGACAGCTTGTGTGCTGTTGTTTGGAATAGCCGCAATTATAGGTGCGCTTATATCTGATATTATTTTGAGTCTGGTTGACCCGCGTATCAGAATTAAGTAAAGACTCGAAGACTTTGAGGTGAAAAAATGGAGACGAACAATCCAAATATAGATCCGCCAAAAGAAATAGAAAAAAGTCCCTCGGGACTTACAATCCTGTGGCGGGAAATCGTCAGAGACAAAGTGGCTCTTATTTCATTAATATTTTTTGTGGCTACAACAGCAGGTGTATTTATTGCCTCGCTATTACTGGATCTGAATGAAATAGTAAAAGTAGATTTATTTGCCCTGTACGAGCCCCCCTCTTCGGAGTTCTGGCTTGGTACTGATTACGGAGGAAGAGATATCTTCGGACAGTTGATTATCGGAACAAGGAACTCTCTGGCAATTGGACTTCTTGTTACATTGATGTCAGGGACTATAGGCATTCTTATTGGCCTGATTTCAGGGTATTTCGGCGGCACGATCGATAATATTTTTATGCGCTTTGTTGATTTCTTTATGATATTGCCTACATTAATGATTGTTATTGTATTTGTAACTGCTGTACCTAATTATAGTATCTATTCTTTTTCATTTATTATGACTGCCTTTTTATGGATGGGGATTGCCCGTTTAATCCGTTCAAAGGCGCTCCAGGAAAGAGAACTTGAGTACGTTCAAGCTTCTAAAACCCTTGGCTCATCTGATTTTAAGATTATGTTCACCCAGGTTCTTCCCAACCTAAGCTCAATTATCATCGTAACGATGACATTGAACCTTGCGGCGAACATTGGAATTGAGTCAGGATTGTCTTTCCTTGGATTTGGTTTCCCTGAGGATACTCCAAGTTTAGGAACATTGATCAGCTATGCGAGAAATCCTCAGACTCTAGAATTAAGATGGTGGATCTGGTTACCTGCGTCAATACTTATACTGGTATTGATGTTGAGTATAAATAATGTCGGCCAGGCGCTGAAGCGCGCAACCGACGCAAGACAACGAAGAGGATAATAAAGGGAGGGAATTATTAATGAGAAGGTCAAAACTTTCTAGTATCTTAGTTACAGGTACACTAGCTTCATTACTTGCACTAACTGCATGCGGCGGCAACGACAATGGGGGCGCTGATAATAATAACGGTGCAAATAACGGGGGCGACAACAATGAAGACGTTGCTGATAATGGCGACAACGACGCTGAGGACAACGGCGACGACAACGGCGAGGAAGCCGCGGGGGAAGATGGTTTATATTCCATTGACGATTTCGACAACGTAACATCGAATGACGGAGAAGCAATTGACGGGGGATCTGTTACTTTCGGTCTTGTATCCGACACTGCTTTTGAAGGAACATTAAACTGGAACTTCTATTCCGGTAACCCTGATGCTCAGGTAATCCAATGGTTTGACGAGCCGCTATTAACATGGGATGAAAACTATGTTTACACAAACGACGGTGCTGCAACGTATGAGACATCTGAAGACGGATCTGTATTCACATTCACAATCCGTGACAATGTTAACTGGCATGATGGAGAACCAGTTACAGCAGAAGACTGGCTTTTCGCTCACGAAGTAATTGGACACCCGGACTATGATGGTCCTCGATACGGTTCAGATTTCACTAACATCGAAGGTATGGAAGAGTACCACAACGGTGAAGCTGACACAATCTCCGGTATTGAAGTTATCGATGAGAAAACTTTAGAAATCACATACCTTAATGTATCACCATCTTTAGTAACAGGAAGTATCTGGACTTATCCTTTAGCAAAACATATTTTTGGTGATATGGAAGTAGCAGATATGTCTTCTTCTGACGCAGTCCGCCAGAATCCAATTGGCTTTGGTCCATTTGAAGTAGACAGCATCGTACCTGGTGAGTCTGTAGTGTTCACTAAAAACGAAGATTACTGGAGAGGCGAGCCTAACTTAGACGAAGTTGTATTACGTGTAGTCAACCCGTCAACAGTAGTTCAGGAGCTTCAGTCAGGTGGAGTTGACCTTGTAAGTTCTTTCCCGGTTGACCAGTTCCCTGAAAACGCAGAAATGTCTAATGTAGAATGGTTAGGAATTGTTGACCGTGCATACACTTATATCGGATTTAAGCTTGGCCACTGGGATGCTGAAGCTGGAGAAAACGTATCTGACCCTGATATGAAAATGGCAGACGTAGAACTTCGTAAAGCAATGTGGCATGCAGTTGATAACACTACAGTTGGTGAGCGTTTCTATAACGGTCTTCGTTGGAATGGAACTACTCTGATCCCGCCATCCCACCCGGAATTCCATGATGAAACGAATGAAGGAAGAGAGTACGACCCTGAACTTGCTAACCAGATCCTTGATGAAGCAGGTTATGAAGATGTAACAGGCGATGGTTTCCGTGAAACTCCGGACGGAGAAGAGTTAGTAATTAACTTTGCCTCCATGACTGGAGGAGATATTGCTGAACCATTGGCACGTTACTACGTTCAATCCTGGGAGCAAATTGGCCTGAATGTTGAACTTCAAATGCTTGAATTCAACACATTCTACGACCTTGTAGAAGAAGATGATGAAGGAATCGACATCTACCAGGGTGCATGGGGTGTAGGTATCGACGTTGACCCTACTGGCCTTTGGGGACGTACAGCACCATTTAACTATACTCGTTACACTAACGATGAAAACGACCGTCTTCTTGCAGATGGTGTTTCTGAGGAAGCGTTTGATGTAGACTACCGTGCTGAAGTATACAATGAGTGGCAGGAATTCATGGTAGAAGAAATCCCGGCCTTCCCGACACTTTACCGTGCTAACCTGGTACCTGTTAACAACCGTGTATTAAACTATGCGATTGGTGACGGCCATGGAGTATACCTGAACGAACTTGCAGTTACTGATGAAGAAGCAGAATCTGCAGAATAATAGTACTGAAAGGAGAAGCCATTTGGGCTTCTTCTTTTTTCTTTTATTTAGTTTTGCTGATGAGTCTAGCCGTTGGCATTTTATTATAAAAAAACCTGCCCCAGAACAATCTGCCTGTTACATCCTCTAAAAGATGTTGCTATTCCGTACTAGTTAACTTATAATTCCAATGGGCAGTAAGGCCGGTTATCTGCAAAGTTAGTTTTAAGCAGATTAAGCAGAGTTTTACAAACAAACAGTACTGCTAAGTGTTGACAAATCAAGGGGTGGATATTAATGAGAAAAACAAAAATGGCGAGTTTCTTTGTAATGGGGGCGCTTGCTTCTTTATTGACTTTAACTGCCTGTGCAGATAATGGCGACGGGCCGGAAGGAAATATGGAAGACGTTAATGAAAATGTAGATAATAATGTTGCTGATAATGAGAGTGACGGCTTATATTCTATAGAAGATTTTAATAACCATACTTCAAATGAGGAGGAGGCTATTGCAGGAGGAACTCTCACCTATGGTTTAGTTTCCGATACACCGTTTGAAGGAACACTTAACTGGAATTTTTATTCCGGAGGACCGGACGGAGAAATTCTCAGCTGGTTTGATGAACCTTTGTTAACCTGGGATGAAAATTATGTATACACAAATGATGGGGCTGCAACGTATGAGGTATCTGAGGATGGACGAACCTTTACTTTTACAATTCGCGATCACGTAAACTGGCATGATGGAGAGCCCGTTACGGCAGAGGACTGGGCATTTGCTCATGAAGTCATCGGGCATGCAGAATATGACGGGCCACGTTATACAGCTGACTTTGCGAATATTGAAGGGATGGAAGAGTATCACCAGGGGGAAGCAGATTCTATCTCAGGAATAGAAGTAGTGGATGAAAAAACATTAAGGATCACATTTACTGAGGTGACACCTTCCTTACTTACTGGAGGTATCTGGGCCTACCCTTTGGCAAAACATATCTTTGAAGATATGGAAGTAGCAGAAATGTCCTCCTCTGCTGAAGTACGCCAGAATCCAATAGGTTTTGGACCTTTTAAAGCAGAAAGCATTGTACCGGGTGAATCTGTCGTCTTCACAAAAAATGATGATTATTGGAGGGGAGAACCTAATCTGGATGAGGTAGTGCTCAAAGTAATCAGCCCCAATACAGTATTACAGGAACTGCGTACAGGCGGAATAGACCTCGTCAGTTATTTCCCTGATAATCAGTTCCATGACAATGCAGACATGTCTAATGTGGAATGGCTTGGAAACACAGACAGAGCTTACTCTTATATTGGTTTTAAACTTGGTGTGTGGGACGAAGAAAATGAAGAAGTTGCCCCAAATCCTGATAAGCCTGTATCTGATGTGGCACTTCGCAGGGCCATGTGGCATGCTGTTGATAACACAGCTGTGGGAGAACAGTTCTATCATGGCCTTAGGTGGAATGCAACGACATTAATCCCGCCGTCTCATCCTGATTTTCATGATGAAATGAATCCTGGCCGGGAGCATGATCCGGAATTAGCACAGCAGATTCTTGAAGAAGCGGGATTTGAAGATATTAATAATGACGGTTTCCGTGAGACTCCTGAGGGTGAAGAGCTGGTGCTTACATTTGCTTCCATGACAGGGAGCGATGTGGCGGAACCTTTGGCTCAATACTATGTGCAGTCTTGGGAAGAAATCGGCTTGAACGTAGAACTGGAGATGCTGGAGTTTAATACTTTTTACGATCGTTTAGGGCAAAGGGGAGATGATGACCCTGAAATTGATGTATTCCTTGGTGCCTGGACTGTAGGCATCGATGTAGATCCTAGAGGGTTATATGGCCGTAATGCTCTCTATAATTTCTCCCGCTATGCAAGTGAAGAAAATGATCACCTGCTTTCAGAAGGTGTTTCTGAAGAAGCTTTTGATTTAGATTACAGGCAGGAAGTTTATAAAGAGTGGCAGGAATATATGGTTGACCAGGTCCCTGTTTTCCCGACACTTTATCTTCCGGAGATAGTGCCCGTTAACAATCGTGTCAAAAACTTTGCTATTGGTGACGGTACAGGTATCTACCGGCATGAAATTGCGGTAACTGCGGAAGAAGCTGAAGTTGCTGAATAAAATAGGTTAAAGAGAAGGAGCTGCTAAAGCTTCTTCTTTTAAAATTGTGTTTTTGTATTCCCTGTAAATTATTTTGAAATTATTAATCCTTGTTGCGAAAAAA
Protein-coding regions in this window:
- a CDS encoding ABC transporter permease; translated protein: MHKYIIRRILQFIPMLILVTIVVFGLAKAAPGDVLSGERLDPNIPAEVYEMRREALGLNDPIHIQYWNWVTTVASGDFGTSMQYSGRPVSDLIASRIMNTVYLSLFALGVTLAIAIPIGIYSATRKYSLFDYGATTFAFLGLATPNFFAGLLAIYIFAFILGWFPSQGSVSTPGLSGIELVLDKLKHLVLPGFTLGLASTAAYMRYMRTEMLEVKGSDFIRTAHAKGLSNNSVLYKHTLRNALIPIITLLGLEFGTLLSGAIITERVFNYPGLGQLFLTSITNRDYPVIMAINLILAVTILVGNLLADIFYAIVDPRIRYD
- a CDS encoding ABC transporter permease, which produces METNNPNIDPPKEIEKSPSGLTILWREIVRDKVALISLIFFVATTAGVFIASLLLDLNEIVKVDLFALYEPPSSEFWLGTDYGGRDIFGQLIIGTRNSLAIGLLVTLMSGTIGILIGLISGYFGGTIDNIFMRFVDFFMILPTLMIVIVFVTAVPNYSIYSFSFIMTAFLWMGIARLIRSKALQERELEYVQASKTLGSSDFKIMFTQVLPNLSSIIIVTMTLNLAANIGIESGLSFLGFGFPEDTPSLGTLISYARNPQTLELRWWIWLPASILILVLMLSINNVGQALKRATDARQRRG
- a CDS encoding ABC transporter ATP-binding protein, giving the protein MSEELLEIKNLTTSFRVLDDYYAAVDNVSLTVNKNEVLAIVGESGSGKSALAFSIMGLHNRAKMEGTIDFKGQNIAKLSQGKLNKLRGKEMAMIFQDSLSALNPLMIVGAQIDEALLLHNSSMSKKDRKVRVIDFLSKVGIPRPEKTYEQYPHELSGGMRQRVVIAMAIANQPELLIADEPTTALDVTIQAQILDLIKDLKDDMRAGIILITHDLGVVAEMADRVAVMYAGQIVEIADVYSLFSSPQHPYTRSLLNSLPNSAETKTKLHVIQGVVPPLHKMPRDGCRFRHRIPWVDESSHEENPELHEIKPGHFVRCTCYKDFHFPDKHKEASGNGAT
- the opp4B gene encoding oligopeptide ABC transporter permease, with the translated sequence MWKLIVRRILIMIPQIFVLSLLVFIMAKAMPGDALTGLIDPNIDPAAIEAMRERLGLNNPWYVQYWDWITRAMQGDLGQSFHFKMPVTELLGQRLVNTFWLSLATLIFTYMIAIPLGITSGRYNDTILDRAITGYTYVGFAAPLFITALLMLFVFGFQLGWFPTGGSVTPGSAAGTLDYILSKAYHLILPAFSMAVITTVSTVQYLRSEIIDTKQKEFIITARAKGASESRVYNRHILRNSLLPIAAFFGYEITGLIGGTIFIENIFNYPGMGQLFLQSITRRDFSVMTACVLLFGIAAIIGALISDIILSLVDPRIRIK
- the opp4C gene encoding oligopeptide ABC transporter permease, giving the protein METRVQPEMAPKPDIIEEKAPKSLSPFQLAMRRFLKNKLAIAGIGILGFFVIIAIFADVIAPHNPTAYDMYNIEAKASSEHWLGTDSSGRDNFSRLIHGSRISLTIGFFAMLFTILIGVTLGSLAGYYGGKIDSVIMRATDLMLILPFLLLVLTIIAILERINIGIFIVIIAFTTWPQITRIIRATFLSLREKEFILGARSIGASDARIIFRHFLPNAVGPIIVNATLMMANLIIIESALSFIGFGIPQPTPTWGNMITEANSLRMLEGHWEAWLPPGLAILLTVLAINFIGDGLRDAFDSRS
- a CDS encoding ABC transporter ATP-binding protein; translation: MALLEVKDLKVHFPIRGGIFNTVVDQVKAVDGVNFSIEPGQTYGLVGESGSGKTTTGRAVIGLNKITSGDVLFEGHNLAKGGRKSHLNVRKDIQMIFQDPYSSLNPKKRVADIVAEPLRNFEKLTKKEERVRVEELMELVGLSTEAIFKYPHEFSGGQRQRIGIARAIALKPKLIIADEPVSALDVSVQAQVLNFMQEIQKELGLTYLFISHDLGIVRHICDHIGIMYKGRYVEQGASEDIFTNPQHIYTKRLVSAIPDLDPNRRESLTVKRQQAKKDFDELSDRFFDEEGLPYPLKPISDSHLVALPEKG
- a CDS encoding oligopeptide ABC transporter substrate-binding protein, translating into MRKTKMASFFVMGALASLLTLTACADNGDGPEGNMEDVNENVDNNVADNESDGLYSIEDFNNHTSNEEEAIAGGTLTYGLVSDTPFEGTLNWNFYSGGPDGEILSWFDEPLLTWDENYVYTNDGAATYEVSEDGRTFTFTIRDHVNWHDGEPVTAEDWAFAHEVIGHAEYDGPRYTADFANIEGMEEYHQGEADSISGIEVVDEKTLRITFTEVTPSLLTGGIWAYPLAKHIFEDMEVAEMSSSAEVRQNPIGFGPFKAESIVPGESVVFTKNDDYWRGEPNLDEVVLKVISPNTVLQELRTGGIDLVSYFPDNQFHDNADMSNVEWLGNTDRAYSYIGFKLGVWDEENEEVAPNPDKPVSDVALRRAMWHAVDNTAVGEQFYHGLRWNATTLIPPSHPDFHDEMNPGREHDPELAQQILEEAGFEDINNDGFRETPEGEELVLTFASMTGSDVAEPLAQYYVQSWEEIGLNVELEMLEFNTFYDRLGQRGDDDPEIDVFLGAWTVGIDVDPRGLYGRNALYNFSRYASEENDHLLSEGVSEEAFDLDYRQEVYKEWQEYMVDQVPVFPTLYLPEIVPVNNRVKNFAIGDGTGIYRHEIAVTAEEAEVAE
- the opp4A gene encoding oligopeptide ABC transporter substrate-binding protein; translated protein: MRRSKLSSILVTGTLASLLALTACGGNDNGGADNNNGANNGGDNNEDVADNGDNDAEDNGDDNGEEAAGEDGLYSIDDFDNVTSNDGEAIDGGSVTFGLVSDTAFEGTLNWNFYSGNPDAQVIQWFDEPLLTWDENYVYTNDGAATYETSEDGSVFTFTIRDNVNWHDGEPVTAEDWLFAHEVIGHPDYDGPRYGSDFTNIEGMEEYHNGEADTISGIEVIDEKTLEITYLNVSPSLVTGSIWTYPLAKHIFGDMEVADMSSSDAVRQNPIGFGPFEVDSIVPGESVVFTKNEDYWRGEPNLDEVVLRVVNPSTVVQELQSGGVDLVSSFPVDQFPENAEMSNVEWLGIVDRAYTYIGFKLGHWDAEAGENVSDPDMKMADVELRKAMWHAVDNTTVGERFYNGLRWNGTTLIPPSHPEFHDETNEGREYDPELANQILDEAGYEDVTGDGFRETPDGEELVINFASMTGGDIAEPLARYYVQSWEQIGLNVELQMLEFNTFYDLVEEDDEGIDIYQGAWGVGIDVDPTGLWGRTAPFNYTRYTNDENDRLLADGVSEEAFDVDYRAEVYNEWQEFMVEEIPAFPTLYRANLVPVNNRVLNYAIGDGHGVYLNELAVTDEEAESAE